The genomic DNA GTCTGCGGGCGGCGGTCGACAATCGGGGCACGGCTTCGGCCCATGGCATCAACACCGATCTGATCTTCATGCTGGCCTTTGGCCTTGGCGCGGGGCTTGCGGCGCTGGGCGGTGTGCTGGGGGCCGAGATCCTGCCGATCGACGCCTATTACCCGCTGCGCTACATGGTGCTTTTCCTGATCGTGGTTGCGGTGGGTGGCATGGGCTCGATTGCCGGCAGCTTTGCCGCGGCCATCGGGCTTGGCCTGCTGGAAACCGCGGCGCGCTATCTGGTGCCGGACTTCGCCACCATTGCCTTCTTCGCGCTGGTGATCCTGCTGCTTGCGCTGCGCCCGAACGGGCTGATGGGGAGGGTGGCATGAAAAGCTGGCTCCCCCCTCTGGCGCTGCTGGCGCTCGCCGTCGTGCTCTATTTTGCGCTGCCCTATAACCTCGCCTTCCTCACGCGCATCCTTATCATGGCGGTGCTGGTGCTGAGCCTCGACCTTGTTCTCGGCTATGCGGGCATTGCTACGCTAGGGCAGGCGGCGTTTTACGGCGCCGGAGCCTATGCCGCCGGGCTGTTTGCCATTCACGCCTGGGCCGATCCGCTGGCCGGGCTGGTGGTGGCGGGTGTTGCGGGTGCGGCGCTGGCCTTTATCTCGGGCCTCGTGGTGCTGCGCACGCATGGGCTGACGCTGATCATGCTGACCATCGCCGTTGCCTCGATTTGCCATGAGATCGCCAACAAGGCCCGTGACGTGACCGGCGGGGCCGATGGGCTGCGCGGCATTCGGATGGAGCCGGTGCTGGGGCTGTTCGAGTTCGACTTCGTGGGGCAGACCGGCTTTTGGTATGCGCTGGCGGTGCTCGCTGCGGTGTTCACCTTCCTGACGTTGCTCACCCGTGCGCCCTTTGGCTTGTCGCTGCGCGGCATCCACGAAAGCCCCGAGCGGATGGCGGCGATTGGCACCTCGGTCTATTGGCGGCGGGTTGCGGCCTATACCATCGGCGGGGCGATTGCGGGGATTGCGGGCGCGCTTTCGGCGCAGGTGACGCAGCTTGTGAGCCTCGAGTCCTTTTCCTTCACCCTCTCCGCCGAGGCGCTGATCATGCTGATCCTCGGCGGCACCGGGCGGCTCTATGGCGCGGTGTTGGGCACACTCATTTTCATGTGGGTGCACCACTGGGCGGCGGCGAACGACCCGTTCAACTGGCTCTTTGTCATCGGCGCACTGGTGCTGGCGGTCGTCTTCTTCCTGCCGCGCGGAATTATTGCCGTGCCAACGGCGCTGAAGCGTCTGGGAGGTCGAAATGCAGGGTCTTGAGGTGCGCGGGCTGTCGAAACGCTTTGGCGGGCTGACGGTTTCGGAAAACATCGACTTTGATCTCAAGCCGGGCGACCGCAAGGCGCTGATCGGGCCGAACGGGGCGGGCAAGAGCACGTTTTCCAACCTCGTGACCGGCATCCTGCCGCCATCCTCGGGCACGATCCGGTTTGACGGGGTAGATATTGGCAAGCTGAACGAGGCCCAGCGGGTGAAGCGCGGGATCGCCAAGACCTTTCAGATCACCACCTTATTTCGCGATCTCACGGTGCGCGAAAACCTGCGGCTGCCCATCCTTGAGCGGCAGGGCCGGGGCTATCGGCTGTTTCGCCGGGCGGATGGGGATGGCGACACCGAGGCCGAGGTGGCGGGGCTGATCGACCAGTTTGCGCTGGAGGCCTTGGCCGACCGGCGCGTGGGTGACTTGGCCTATGGGCAGCAACGGCTGGTGGAGCTGGCGCTGACGCTGGCGCTCAAGCCCCGGGTGCTGATCCTCGACGAGCCTGCGGCGGGGGTGCCCTCTTCGGAGAGCCACCTGATCGTGCAGGCCATCGAGGCGCTGCCTGCCGATCTGGCGGTGCTGATCATCGAGCATGACATGGACCTCGTGTTTCGGGTGGCGCGGCAGATCGTGGTGTTGGTGCAGGGGCGCATCCTGACCGAAGGCACGCCGCAAGAGATTGCCGCCAACGCGCAGGTGCGCGAGCTTTATCTGGGAGGCCACGGCCATGACTGATGCGCTGACCCTCAGCGATGTGACCGCCGGCTACGGGCCGACCCATGTGCTCAACGGCATCAGCCTTGCCCTGCCGCGCGGCGAGCGGCTGGCGGTGATCGGGCGCAACGGGGCGGGCAAAACCACGCTGCTGGCCACCATCATGGGCCTCACCCGGATGCATGGCGGCACGGTGGCGGTGAACGGGCAGGATGTAACCGCGCTCGCGCCCTACCGCCGCAACGCGCTGGGCGTGGGGCTGGTGCCGCAGACGCGGGATATCTTCAAATCGCTCTCGGTGGAGGAAAACCTGCTGGCCGCGCAAAGCGGGGAGGCGACGCTGGACGAGGCCTATGCGCTGTTTCCGCGGCTCAAGGAGCGGCGGCGCAACGGCGGGGCACAGCTTTCGGGCGGTGAGCAGCAGATGCTGGCGATTGCCCGCACGTTGATGACCGGCCCCGAGATCCTGCTGCTGGATGAGCCGCTGGAGGGCCTTGCCCCGGTGATTTGCGAACAGCTCATGCAGGTGTTCGAGGATATCGCCGCAGATGGCCGCCGCACCGTGGTGCTGGTGGAGCAGCACGCGGAGGCGGCGCTGGGCTTTGCCTCCCGCGCCCTGCTGATGGCGGGCGGCGGCATCGTGCATGACGGCCCCGCCGAGAGCCTCAAGAACTCTGACCTCCTCGAACGCCATATCGGCGTTGCGATGAGCCACTGAAAGGACAGCGCATGACACTGATCGAAGGTCATAAGCCGCTCACCCCGGATGCCGCGATTCCGGTGCTGGATATCGACCCCTACGCCGAGGAGGTGCTGGCCGATCCGTTCCCGTGGTACGAGGCGCTGCGCGAGGCCGGGCCGATGGCCTATATCCCGCGCTATCAGGTGCTGGCGGTGGGCCGCTACGAGGAGACCAAGGCCACCTTCTCGGACCATGAAAACTTTGTTTCGTCGCGCGGGATCGGGCTGAACGATTTCAAGCTCGAAAAGCCGTGGCGCCCGCCCTCGATCATCCTTGAGGTGGACCCGCCCGATCACACCAAGACCCGGCGGGTGATGTCCAAGGCGCTTTCGCCCAAGGTGGTGCGCGGGCTGATGGACGATTTCCGCGCGCAGGCGGAACGCATCGTCGATGCGATGCTGGAGCGCAGCGAGATCGAAGGGGTGGTGGACCTCGCCGAGGCCTTCCCCACCGCCGTGTTCCCGCGGGCCGTGGGGATGCGCGATGTGAACCCGCGCCATCTGGTGGATTACGGGGCGATCGTCTTCAACGCGGTGGGGCCGGACAATGCGCTGCGCCGCGCCGCCATGGCCCGCGCGCCGGAGGTGGCAGCGTGGATCAACGCCGCCTGCGCGCGCGACCGGCTGACGGAGGACGGGCTGGGCGCGCTGGTGTATGGCGCGGCGGATGCCGGAGAGATCACGCCGGAGGAGGCGGGGATGCTGGTGCGCTCGTTCCTGTCGGCCGGGGTCGACACCACCGTGACCGGCATTGGCAACGCGCTCTGGTGCTTCTCACAGAACCCGGACCAATGGGAGGCGCTCAGGGCCGACCCCTCGCTCGCGCGCCCGGCGTTTGAGGAGGTGCTGCGGATCACCTCGCCGGTGCATACCTTCCTGCGCACCGCCAATCTGGATACCCAGATCGCCGGCCATCCGGTGCCCGAGGGGGCCAAGGTGCTTTGTGTGCTGGGCGCGGCCAATATGGACCCGGAAAAGTGGGGCGATCCAGAGGCGTTTCGGATCGACCGGCGCCCGGTGGGCCATATGGCCTTTGGTGCCGGGATTCACGGCTGCGTCGGGCAGAACATTGCGCGGGGCGAGCTGGAAGCGCTGCTTTCGGTGATGGCCGAAAAGGTGGCCCGGATCGAACCGGCGGGCGAGGCCGTGTGGCGGCCCAACAACGCGATCCGCGCGCTCGACCGGCTGCCGCTGAAACTCATTGCGAACTGACGGAGACAGGAATGGTGAAGGTAACTTACGTGCAGCACGACGGCAGCGAAACCGTGGTGGAGGGCAAGGCGGGCGACTCCGTGATGCAGCTTGCCGTGGGCGCAAATGTGCCCGGGATCGTTGCCGAATGCGGCGGCTCGATGGCCTGCGCGACCTGCCATGTTTATCTCGACGAGGCCTGGGCCGAAAAGGCCGAGCCGCGCTCGGAGAGTGAGGAAGATATGCTGGATTGCGCCATGGCCGAGATGAAGGACACCTCGCGGCTTTCGTGTCAGGTCAAGCTGACCGAAGAGATGGACGGGTTGGTGGTGCATATCCCTGAAGAGCAGTTTTGACGGGCAGGGGCGGGCGCCGGTGGCGCGGGGCGTTTGCAGGCCCGCGCGCCCGCCCGTCCGCCGCCGGTCGCCCCCGTGACAAGGCCCGGGATTCTGGCTATCCGTGAGCGATTGAAAGGGCCAGCTGCATGACACGCGCCGACAAGCTCAAGGTTCCGGAGCAACGCCTCCATGATCCGACCCGTCAACGCGACGGGACGGAGATTTTGGATATTGATCACTATGCGCCGTTCTTGCTCAACGCGGTGAGCAGCGCATGGGGCCGCAAGACCTCTGCGATCTACCGGCGCGACTTTGGGCTTGGGCTGACGGACTGGCGGGTTTTGTCGATGCTCAACATCGAGCCGGGGATCACCGCCAGCCGGATTTGCGACGTGATCCGCATGGACAAGGCGGCGGTGAGCCGGTCGCTCAAGACGCTGCTTGAGATGGAGCATCTGCGCTATGAGCAGCCTTCGGGCGATCCGCGAAAGCGGGTGTGGTGGCTGTCTGATCTGGGCCTGAAGGTGCATGCGCAGATCCTTGACGTGGCCCTTGGGTGCGAAAACGAGCTGGTGGGCGGGATCGACCCGAACGACTTGGATGTTTTCCTGCGGGTCATGCGCCAGATGCTAACGAATATCGACCCGAAGTGAGGGCAGGGGCCGCTGGCCCGGGCCGAATGAGCCGAGGGCATGTGCCAACGGCGGCAAGGGAGCGCTGGGCCGGATGTTGTTCTGCCGGTTTGGCGGGTGGGGCCACCCCCGTTCACAGCAAAAATCGCGGCCTCGTGAGGCTTCCGGCCTTGCCCTTCGCGGGCGCAACAACTAAACCGCCCCCTGCAAGCCAGCGTGCGATTCGTCGTGCGCTGTTTTGCGTTTCGTCCAAGACGGTGGGTGGAGTTCGTCCGAACCCCTTAATTTCCTGCCTGAGACGGGTCAGAACATGTTTTCCCGCGGGGTTTCTCTCGGGCGAACTTGGTTTCAGCCCCGTAACACGGACCTGAGTGTTGGCCCCGGCCAGCAAAAAAGAGCCGGGCGGGAATGATCCTGCCCAAATTGGAGTGAAACTGTGGATAGAGCCCAGAAAGAGAAAGTGGTCGAGGAACTCGGCCAGATTTTCGAAAGCTCTGGCGTCGTTGTGGTCTCCCACTACGAGGGTCTCACGGTTGCCGAGATGCAGGACCTGCGCGCGCAGATGCGCGAAGCTGGTGGGTCCGTACGTGTCGCCAAGAACAGGCTCGCCAAGATCGCCCTGGAAGGGAAGCCTTGCGCCAGCATCGCCGATCTTCTGACGGGTATGACCGTTCTTGCTTACTCTGAAGATCCTGTGGCTGCGGCCAAGGTTATTCAGGCCTACTCGAAGGATAACGACAAGCTCGAAATCCTCGGTGGTGCCATGGGTGAGAACGCTCTGGACGTCGCTGGTGTGAAAGCCGTCGCCGCCATGCCGTCTCGCGAGGAGCTCATTGCTTCCATCGTGGGCTGCATCGGTGCGCCTGCTTCCAACATCGCCGGCGCCATTGGCGCACCTGCCTCGAATATCGCGTCCATCCTTTCGACCATCGAAGAGAAGGCCGCGTAAGGCAACGAATGAGAGCCGCGTAGGGGTTGATTACCTCGCGTTGGAACACATCTAGACAGACGGAAAGCGAAAAATGGC from Oceanicola sp. D3 includes the following:
- a CDS encoding branched-chain amino acid ABC transporter permease — its product is MKSWLPPLALLALAVVLYFALPYNLAFLTRILIMAVLVLSLDLVLGYAGIATLGQAAFYGAGAYAAGLFAIHAWADPLAGLVVAGVAGAALAFISGLVVLRTHGLTLIMLTIAVASICHEIANKARDVTGGADGLRGIRMEPVLGLFEFDFVGQTGFWYALAVLAAVFTFLTLLTRAPFGLSLRGIHESPERMAAIGTSVYWRRVAAYTIGGAIAGIAGALSAQVTQLVSLESFSFTLSAEALIMLILGGTGRLYGAVLGTLIFMWVHHWAAANDPFNWLFVIGALVLAVVFFLPRGIIAVPTALKRLGGRNAGS
- a CDS encoding 2Fe-2S iron-sulfur cluster-binding protein — protein: MVKVTYVQHDGSETVVEGKAGDSVMQLAVGANVPGIVAECGGSMACATCHVYLDEAWAEKAEPRSESEEDMLDCAMAEMKDTSRLSCQVKLTEEMDGLVVHIPEEQF
- a CDS encoding ABC transporter ATP-binding protein; this translates as MTDALTLSDVTAGYGPTHVLNGISLALPRGERLAVIGRNGAGKTTLLATIMGLTRMHGGTVAVNGQDVTALAPYRRNALGVGLVPQTRDIFKSLSVEENLLAAQSGEATLDEAYALFPRLKERRRNGGAQLSGGEQQMLAIARTLMTGPEILLLDEPLEGLAPVICEQLMQVFEDIAADGRRTVVLVEQHAEAALGFASRALLMAGGGIVHDGPAESLKNSDLLERHIGVAMSH
- a CDS encoding MarR family winged helix-turn-helix transcriptional regulator, with amino-acid sequence MTRADKLKVPEQRLHDPTRQRDGTEILDIDHYAPFLLNAVSSAWGRKTSAIYRRDFGLGLTDWRVLSMLNIEPGITASRICDVIRMDKAAVSRSLKTLLEMEHLRYEQPSGDPRKRVWWLSDLGLKVHAQILDVALGCENELVGGIDPNDLDVFLRVMRQMLTNIDPK
- the rplJ gene encoding 50S ribosomal protein L10 encodes the protein MDRAQKEKVVEELGQIFESSGVVVVSHYEGLTVAEMQDLRAQMREAGGSVRVAKNRLAKIALEGKPCASIADLLTGMTVLAYSEDPVAAAKVIQAYSKDNDKLEILGGAMGENALDVAGVKAVAAMPSREELIASIVGCIGAPASNIAGAIGAPASNIASILSTIEEKAA
- a CDS encoding cytochrome P450 is translated as MTLIEGHKPLTPDAAIPVLDIDPYAEEVLADPFPWYEALREAGPMAYIPRYQVLAVGRYEETKATFSDHENFVSSRGIGLNDFKLEKPWRPPSIILEVDPPDHTKTRRVMSKALSPKVVRGLMDDFRAQAERIVDAMLERSEIEGVVDLAEAFPTAVFPRAVGMRDVNPRHLVDYGAIVFNAVGPDNALRRAAMARAPEVAAWINAACARDRLTEDGLGALVYGAADAGEITPEEAGMLVRSFLSAGVDTTVTGIGNALWCFSQNPDQWEALRADPSLARPAFEEVLRITSPVHTFLRTANLDTQIAGHPVPEGAKVLCVLGAANMDPEKWGDPEAFRIDRRPVGHMAFGAGIHGCVGQNIARGELEALLSVMAEKVARIEPAGEAVWRPNNAIRALDRLPLKLIAN
- a CDS encoding ABC transporter ATP-binding protein yields the protein MQGLEVRGLSKRFGGLTVSENIDFDLKPGDRKALIGPNGAGKSTFSNLVTGILPPSSGTIRFDGVDIGKLNEAQRVKRGIAKTFQITTLFRDLTVRENLRLPILERQGRGYRLFRRADGDGDTEAEVAGLIDQFALEALADRRVGDLAYGQQRLVELALTLALKPRVLILDEPAAGVPSSESHLIVQAIEALPADLAVLIIEHDMDLVFRVARQIVVLVQGRILTEGTPQEIAANAQVRELYLGGHGHD